Within Cyanobacteriota bacterium, the genomic segment AAACCCGCCCCTGCTGCTACAGGACTTGATGTGATGCAGTCGGTAGAAGTGGGTGGCATTGAGATGGGTTTTCTGACTGATGGCACGCTGTTTTTGACGGGTCGCAGTCTAGCAAAGATTTGTGGTGTGTCAAATAGCACGATTGTCGAATGGACTAATGATAACCCTGGTAAGGGTAATCGCACCCGTGATCGTAAACTAGCAGAGATTCTTACTCGTCGAGGGTTTGAAGGCGATCGGCTGTTTATTCGTGCTCGCTACAAACGCCGCTGGATTACAGCCTTCCCCGATGTAGTCTGTATGGCATTTTTAGAATACTACGCTTGCCACGCAGAAGGACGCTGCACGCCAGAAGCTAAGACCAACTACCGTGTGTTATCTCGGCGATCGCTGCGGGAGTTGCTAGACACGGCTTTACAGCAGCGATCGTAGATTGTTGTTATAGATGTACATGGTTAAGTAGCCAGGTAAGCAACGATCTTAGCTTGTAGGAGAATTGATTTATGTCGTGTACTCCAATTCCCCACGCTATGGCTACAGATAGCTTGTAATAAGGACTTCAGTCCTTTTTAGCTTGCAGGAGAATTGATTTACGTTGTGTACTCTAATTCGCCTACAGATAGCTTGTAGTAAGGACTTAAGTCCTTACTACCAACTTATGGGTTAAGTAGCTAGGCTTTAGAGAATCGGTAATAGTTAGGTATTATGTCTTTTTTAGCTTGCAGGAGAATTGATTTACGTTGTGTACTCTAATTCGCCTACAAATAGCTTGTAGTAAGGACTTAAGTCCTTACTACCAACTTATGGGTTAAGTAGCTAGGCTTTAGAGAATCGGTAATGATTAGGTATTATGTCTTTTGACAATCTATGCAAGCTACTTTCAGAAAAGTATCCCAACCACTTCACGGCTTGGCTAATAGGAGGAGTGCCTGCCAGGGTAGATGTGTTGAAGACTGAACTTGGTATAGAGCCAATTCGGGCTGATTCTGTTACATTTCTCACCCTGAGAAACCGCATTCTGCATTTAGAATTCCAAACTCGCTTAGACTCTGACCCACCCCTACCTCTACGAATGCTAGACTACTGGGTTAGGCTGTATCGCCTTTACCGCCTACCCATTACCCAAATCATTATCTTTCTGACTCCACCACCTGGTAATGAGCCTATTCCTACTAGCTTTAGGGTGGAGACAACTTGTCATGAGTACCGAATTGTCAAAATGTGGGAACAGGATCCTACGATTTTTCTGCAAACAGAGGCACTGTTACCCCTAGCACCCCTTGCTGCTACGAGTAATCCCCAGCAATTGCTTGCCCAAGTTGCCCAGCAGGTGAATGCGATACAATCAAACCAGAAACGACAGGAAGTTTCCAGCTATACCCAAATCCTTGCTGGTTTGAGATTTGAGAAATCTTTGATTCGTCAACTGTTCCAGGAGAATGCCATGCGTGAATCTGTGATTTATCAGGACATTTTGCAACAAGGAGAGCAAAAGGGTCTGCAACGGGGAATAGAGCTAGGGCGGGAAGAAGGACGACTGGAAGGACGACTGGAGGGTCAGGAAAGTGGGGAACGATCGCTGGTCTTGCGCCAACTAACTCGGCGGTTTGGGGAGTTGCCAGAGCCACTAGTAATGACGATCGCCCAGCTTGCCCTCCCTCAGCTAGAATCCCTAGCTGAAGCACTCATAGACTTCACAACTAAACTGGATCTAGTGACGTGGCTGCTCACTCATCGGTTGGGAGAATTGCCCACATCGACCAAATCTCAGTTGCAATCAGCCACAGCTACTCAACTAGAAACATTGGTAACCGCACTACCTACAATCAATAGTCAATCTGACCTAGAAGCACTGTTAAGCCAGAGTCCCCAATAGAGCCATCTCACAAGACTGTTACGCTGTCTGAGGATTGCCTGAAGTGCTCTGTTGTCTAACCTAGCGACGGGTAGCACTAGGGTTGTGATCGTCGGATAGGTGAATGTCTTGGGTTAGCGATTGCGGCTAAGTCTCTCCCGGAAAATATCTGCTTTCAAGCTTCAGTTGATATATCCTCGCTGATCGCACGAGTGCTCATACTCCTACCACATGGCTGGAAACGGCATTACTACAAGTGGTCTGACATGAGTTAATTTCAGATGAGACTAGGGCAACCAGAGTAGTAATGTCGGTGGCAATGATATTCATGATGGTTTCTGAGCTTGGATAACCTGTAGACTACCACCAGCATAGAGGATAGGAGCTTGGCAGTGAAACCCGATCGTCTGCAACAGGTCTATCAGATTGGTTTGTAGCAGTTGCCAGGCTGTATGGGTTTCAAACAGCCACACAAACAACAACAACCCAGGAACAAACAAAGGATTTGTCGGACGATGTAGGTCGATCAACGTAAACCAACCACCCGGCTTAAGGACGCGGTAGACTTCCTGAAGAATGGTCTGCAACTGCTCTGGCTCCATTTCGTGCAGGGCGACGCTGGTATGCACCAAGTCAAACTCATGATCTGCAAAGGGCATTGCCTCTGCCCAAGCTTCAACATAGGTAGCTTGAGGCACCGCTTGACGGGCAGCCTCTAGGGAGCGGGGTGAGGCATCCAAGCCTGTAACGTGATGCGATCGCTCCACCAGAAACCGTGTAGATTGCCCCCAACCACAACATAAATCCAGTACACGAGTATCGGCAGTGATGGTCAACCCTTTGAGCGCTAGTTGCCGGAATCGCGTCTCTCCGCCTACACTTAGGGCCGTCAGCCGAGCGATCGTATCATAGAGCCACTGGTAGCGATAACTCCAGGTACGGAGAATAGTTGCCATAGGTAGCGGTTAACTCTACTGTCCCTTCTTATCTTAGGGGTTAGGGTACTGTCACCAAACACTCACCCCAGAAAATAACTAGATTGTCCTGTTCAGGAATTAACGAAGACTTAAGGATCATGGTTGCGTTTTATCCCTTATTGTGCCAACCATGAAGTGGGACGCACCCCCTCCTTTGGTCTAGAACTGGGTGCTATTACTACAGCTTCAGCGGTAACAAGTACATAGGTAACTTGGCAGTGCTTGGAATCAGAACTGTGCGGCGATCCACAACAGCATCCGCTCTATTGACCCTAATAGTGGCTATAGCCATGGCAGCAACTGCTTGCCAGCAAAGCTCTGGTCAGGTGAATGTAACAAATAACACAGTATCGCCAAGGATGACACCGCTGCCCCAAGACATTTCAGTGGAAGCATACTTTAATCACA encodes:
- a CDS encoding class I SAM-dependent methyltransferase gives rise to the protein MATILRTWSYRYQWLYDTIARLTALSVGGETRFRQLALKGLTITADTRVLDLCCGWGQSTRFLVERSHHVTGLDASPRSLEAARQAVPQATYVEAWAEAMPFADHEFDLVHTSVALHEMEPEQLQTILQEVYRVLKPGGWFTLIDLHRPTNPLFVPGLLLFVWLFETHTAWQLLQTNLIDLLQTIGFHCQAPILYAGGSLQVIQAQKPS
- a CDS encoding DUF4351 domain-containing protein; this translates as MSFDNLCKLLSEKYPNHFTAWLIGGVPARVDVLKTELGIEPIRADSVTFLTLRNRILHLEFQTRLDSDPPLPLRMLDYWVRLYRLYRLPITQIIIFLTPPPGNEPIPTSFRVETTCHEYRIVKMWEQDPTIFLQTEALLPLAPLAATSNPQQLLAQVAQQVNAIQSNQKRQEVSSYTQILAGLRFEKSLIRQLFQENAMRESVIYQDILQQGEQKGLQRGIELGREEGRLEGRLEGQESGERSLVLRQLTRRFGELPEPLVMTIAQLALPQLESLAEALIDFTTKLDLVTWLLTHRLGELPTSTKSQLQSATATQLETLVTALPTINSQSDLEALLSQSPQ